ccagGGAAGGCACCTTCAAAGGACTTTTATTGCAGAGGTGAACTGAATGAGTCATTCCGTTATTTTATCTCCATGTGTATTTTAAAGAGAGGTGCTGGCATATTATAGATATCTATCAGTACATCCTCTTCTTTTGTATTGGCAATTGTGCACCCAAAAGGCCTTATCACTGCCTCCAGTTTTAGAGGCTGTGTGTCTACTGTTGGATTATGGCTCCAGAGCAGGTAGCAGAATGTGTCAGACTATTACTGGACCAGTGACTGGCTCTGGGAACAAGAGGGAGAAAGGGTGGTACGATGGCAAATTTACCCCCTGAACACAGAGCTCTAGTGCTAATGCCCTGTGTTGCTAGTAACACTCCCAACCAATCTAGCTGAAATAATGTTCTAAAATCAGTGTAACTTTCCACCTTCATAGCTATCTGCCTGTTTGCACTCTCCTTAGCTATGGCAGCAAGAATTGTTTTGTGAACTCTGCTTTTGCTGTTAAAATTTACTTCTGACTTTTCAGGACCAACACAAAAACTCCTTCATGTGGATTTGAGCAGGtctaagaaacaaagagaacGCAATCCAACACTGTCTGCCAGTCACTCAAGGAAAAGCCACTCTCATTcagatggggaagggaaagggggggcCTTTCCTCTCCCCGAACAGGATGAACTAACTTTGCCCCTTTATTAATGCCCATGTAACTTCAGTACCAGCATGTTTGTGTAAGGGACAGCCCACATATGAAGTCCAAAAGGTGTGCATGCCACAAATATTTCTCAGCAGAAAAGATGGACAGGTTATCAGGGGCTGAGACCTAGCTAAACCAGTCTGTGTGTCAGAAAATAGATGATGTTTGCTGCAGCCACCTATGCATAATTGAAGCCATCTTCCCCAGCTATCAATGAAATCCAGTTCATGTACTGGATGATCCGGCACTCTGCTCTCTGCACAAAACACTCAACATACAAAAACAGTAAAACCACTGGAATCAAGGAGTATGGGCTTGTATCCTGGGAAACAAACTCCACACAAAGCTGCTCAGTGGAATTAAGCACACAGAATTGCACAAGGCTCACCTATCTTCTAGCACAGGTTAATGCCCTTGCACTTTTGCATGGAATAGTTTCAAACTAGGCAACTGCACAACCATATCTAGAAATCCCTCAACAGGGTTTCCTTACTCATCAGAAAAGTATACCTATCTATCTTATTTGTGAAACAAGTTATGATACTACTGGTAGCTAACCTGTAATATATTATGCAAGTCACGCAGTCTTAGACGTGACTGTCAACAAAACTCGCCTTGAGCCAGCACAGGAGCATGTATATGTACACATAGGGACGAGCACGTTCCCCAGTCCAGGCTGTGTTTTAATCACAGTTCAAACAAATTTGTTCTTTAAATTGTGACCCTTCCATTTCCTCATATGGCCATTAGATTTTAAGAATCTGGCTGCGCTGGGCTCATACTggcactgctttttttaaagcgGTGTCACCTGCCTATGTTACTCTGTAGGTCCCCAGTTCAGTAGGTTTCCTAAGTACAGCCTGAACTTTAAAGACCTGTTAAATCCAATGGAAGTCCCTGGACTTAAACAATATGCTTATAGTCCAGTGTATTCCTGAGTGCTTGTCTGAACTGTAAGCTCTAAGTAGATTTAGTAATTCGAAGAAAACGTGGGGTGCTTAGTGCTAATAATTAGCTGCTGACTCCTAAATCTATATTTTGAGCAGGAATTCTGGTTATATTGTAAAGCTATGAACAGCTTTGCTAGAGAAGGCTACTTGACTCCCAAAGGACTATGGCATTCACACTAACGGCAACACTCACGTCACATCACCTCAAACTTAAGCTCATAATTGTAAATAAATCCATTTCTGATTTTAGTCATTTGTCTTGCATTCAAGCATACTAGGAAGTCCACTTCAGCTATACACAATCCTTAGAAAATTACAGTCCTTAGCCTGTAGCATTAATAACATCTCAGATCACCAAAATGCAGGTTTACATTTCCTTatcaggattttttgtttgtttctctctggGCAGAGAAGGACTGTTTCACTTTTgctgaaactgaaagaaatgaaacagaCCATAACAGAGCTAAAGCTCTGAGTAAAGATGGCAAAAATCTAGCATTCTGTATTAGCAAGCTACTAGTCTACTTGTTCAGTTTAACCATGGCAGTTAGGTACTAAGGGCCTCACCAAAGTCACTGTCACTTCCTTCAAATGGCTCcaggatttaattttaaatatagtcAGCGATCCCCAATCCAGTAACCGAAAGGTACATTACACCTGAATGCAATAGCTTTATTTGTATGAGGTGAATCAGAGTCTCCAGATACCCGATGGTATTTGCGGTGTACTTGAATCCTTCCAGAGTTTCAAGAGACTCAAAGTTTCTATTGACCTGAAATACAAAACAGGCAAACTggatctgaaaaaaaccctcccatTTAAGAAGTGCTCCTTTCCCGCCTCCTCCACATCTAAAGAAACAACTGTATAGAAACTCTGCCTCTCAGTAGATGTGACTGTAGCCACAGAAAAGGACAATTTGGATAATCATTTAGACCTCTGGAAAATAAAGTGACATGTCTGACGACtcatacaaaaatgttttgttctggcTTTGACTCTGAGCTTCGAATCTCACACGGAGGAGACCTtgcatgtgtcctggtttcggctgggataaggttaaatttcttcctagtgctgtgttttggatttagtatgaggagaatgacacaaacaaaacaaactgcagtCTTGCAAGATGCATGCTACTTGTGTTATTTAAGTATTATATGCTTGTTGAGTACATCAAAAAGGACTTCAGCTCTTCAAATGTCTAAGATGGAAGGGGAAGGATCAAGCTTAATATTTCAGACAGAACCAAGGGCTTCAGTAAGGTACATGCTCTGCATCTGAATTTCCAAATGCAAgctcatagatttttttttggtggaatttttttctaaaagttacTACGTATTAGAAAGTCGCAGGGTATTcaagaagaaacagcagcagtgcaaTGGTCTTGTGATAAAAGTACTTCACTGGAAATGTGAAGATTTCAGTTGAATTCCTATTACACTCATCTTGTGCAATTTTGGGGAAGTTTCCATGTTATCTCACTTTCTGAGAGAGAATTTATCCAATTTTGGCGGTCTTTTAGATTGCATGCTCCTTATTTCTCCTGTACATTTTCAGCTCCTAGCATGGCAAGCCCCaatctttttcattgtttccattTCAGCAATGAAGATTTCTGAACCACAGGGCTCTCAGTTAGAAGGTAGAAGAGAAGAGGGGTCAGCTGTTCACATTTCCAACACAAGAAGAAGGGATTATTGGATAAAACCAGTACACGTTAGTTTGAGACAACCTAAATACAGTTTTCTACAGCAGAGTTGTAGTTCAGATGTGGAACTCTGCCACGGGGTACCACAAATGCTAAAAGTTTACAtgagttcagaaaagaaaagcagaaccccaCAACCTAAAcaaactactgaaagaaaaagccACATAGGGCAATTATAGACAGAAGGACCACTTCTGGCTCCAAAAGTCTCCAAGTTACAAGGCACAGTAAGTTGGAGGCTATATACAAGATACTGTAATTGTCTGTACTGTTGTATTTGCttgccttgttcttttcttttttccttacgCTGATGTTACTGGCCTCTATCTCACATACAGATTGCACATCAGATCAAACAGACCTTTGACCCAGTCCAGTTCTGCCATTTTTGTGGCTATGACATTCCCTTCTCAATCACGGAATTGAACCAACAAAGGTTGTGcaagccttatttttttaatgtggctcTGCTAACCATGCAAACTGCATAGTAtggaacaaacaaaaacatgCCACTTCTTGAATCATACTGTAATATAATTTGTGATAGCCTATAATAGCAATTTATAAGAGGATTTTTAAGAGGATGGTTTTATCCTTTTTCAATTATGCCCACATAGAGCCCACCAATGTTGCTGTGTGTTTATCTATATCAGCAGTACGCTGAACTCTGAATAACAGTGAACAACCACTACAAGCTGCACTGAAATCACGCATCTTGCATgatcccagtttaaaaaaaaaaaaaaaaaaaaaaaaaaaaagcagagcagcagcaagtTGCATATGGCTCAGCTTAATACTCTTTTCTGAAGGAGGTGATGAACCTTGGGGCCTCCCAAATCCAGCAACTGAAGCCTGCTCTCATGGAAATAACCTGTTTGCTAGACAGCCCTTGCTCAGTGGCCCTGGGGATGGTGAAAATAACTCTGAACCCCAAGGGGTTTATAGTGGCTTGTTTACAGCATAGCTAGGAGTTATACAAATACAAGGTAGGTACTGTTCCCAGCAAACTTTCACTGGGGAGAATTCGGCCACTGAATGATCCCAAATCTCTGATTCTGCCACCATGGCAATCTTTGCAAAAGCCAAAGCCCTGTGCCAGCTTGCTTCCAAGGTTCAGCCCTGGGCAAGATGAGAGCTAGAGAGGTAGCTTCGGCATATTTTCCTGGCCGTCCCCACTGTAAGATAGAGGTCTAGCTATTTCCAGCCCTCTTACGGTTGTAGTTGAAGACCTGTAGATTTATTTGTTCAAGGCAAAACAGGTGCCAGCATAGGCAGTGAAGgactgcagggtgctgagcaccgcaTTGTATATGGCCTGCCATGACTGTCTTCTTTCTAATCCCAACTGAAGAACATGTTGGAACAGGGGAAGTGGATTATGAAGGCCCATTTCACAACTTTGCTTTGGCTAAGGTGGACTTCAGGTCACTACTCCTCACTTGCACTGTGCTAAGTGAGAGGGCTTAACTTAGAAGagcccccacctccctcccttccaGTTTGGATGCTACAGCTGGCTTAGATCTCTTTCTGAAGGCATTCTCACAGAAGGTTACTCAGCTGGCAAGCAGCAATCCTATGTCTAGCACTTGAAAGGCTCAACGCAGTCACAGAGGCTGTGTCTACATCTGCAGTGCAGAAGGCAGAAGCACCACCTAGCTGTTCAAGCCAACTGCATGCCCCACCTGCATGCTCCATGTCAAGGGTGTGGAGGGAGGGTAGGGGAGGGAGAAGCTTGCAATCCCTCCTTTCTCTGGGAATGCCTGGCTCACAGGCTGAAAAACACAATAGCACCTTTTGGCTAGTCTGGACACTGGGGACAAGTACCTCAATAGACCTGCTGGACAGCTTAAATCAAGGAAGGCGGGCTCCAATGAGAGTGGATAAACACCAAAGCAGGTTGTTCAGAGGCTGTGCAATCTCCACCCTCAGAGATATTCAACAAGGGACAGGACAAGGTTGCCTTGAGCAACTTGATCCAACTTTGACGTTGGCCATCTTCCGAGTAGGAGGTTGAAGCACATAGCTCCAGAGGTCTCTTTAAACCTCAGTTATTCTAAGATtctaaagactgaagcaaaagcCATCACAATACCGAAATGGTAACTGTTCATCAGGCAAGATaaagctgctctggctgctcagcAGCATAAAGTACTCGAGCCACTCTCAGAGGGAAATGGCATTTAGTAACTTTTTGGAGGAAATGATACCATGTTAAACTGACTTAAAACATCAGCTTTCCCTTCTTCCACAAAGATGCTATCGCAACATGACTTATGCTACAGGATGCCAAGTTTTTTGCTGTTGGTCCTAACAACTCTCATTCCTTCCTCACATATCATAGAGCGGGGGAAAGGAAAGGTCTGTACTATCAGATCTTTTACTGTACCTGAGTATGACAGGCCCACAGTAGGAAGGATGTATTTTGGTACACATATCCTCCAGCTGCAGCCGTTCTCCTGGGCTGATATCATAGCTCTGCTTTGGATAGCTGACCAGCCAGCCGTAGTCCACCCCAGTCTTGATCTTGCGATACTCATTCTCCCGCTCtcgctgctgcttctctgcctgcTTGGTCTGCCAGCTCAGCTCCATCATTAGCGTCTCAACCACCATTTCTGTGGGGTTCCTCTGGGAAATGCGGTTTGGGGGGTCATTCCACCTGAACCAGGATGCCAGTGACATAGTGCTCTGTGTCTTTATTGGGAGTGGGTTGAGggtagggagggagagaaaaaaaacagtgtcatCATCAACACACCTCAGCTGAGAACATTCTCCCCCGCACACCCCTCGAGTCTGTTGTTCACCTAAAAGTGCTACTGGATTAGCCATTTAGAATTAATTGGTGCTGAGCACCTTGAGAACTCTAGCAGCAAACGTGTGCAGAGGGCGAGACCAAGTGTGAAGAGGCACCATTTCCCTTGAACTTCCAGTCACCAGCTAATTAAAATGACAGTCACAGTTCTTATGTCTGAAGTCAAGTTATAAGGATACCTTGCTCCCTCCAGTTTAGGCTGGGGAAGCATTCTCCTGCCCACACGGAagagctggggccagggctcgCCTGTCTGAATGCTCATGGAAGGGCATGACCTTGCAGCACTCTACATGCAAAAACTCAACACATGGAGTCAAACTAGTCCTGGAGCCACGTTCTAGCAAGCGGGGGATCCTCAGGGGGAGAGCAGAATAGGTGACCTGGGTAggtttgctgctgctgtaacATAAGTGGTAGAGCTTGTCTGTACTTAGCTAGTACTGGCAGGAGCAACAGCTGCATTAACTAGGAGGCCAGGCAGAGCTTTAATCATTATTTAGAACAAACTACAGCACATTCTACAAGCTGAAGTCCAACTATCAGCTATGCTGGAAGAGCACACCTTAGGTGCTACCACCAGCACCAAGGGAGCTGAGGCTGGGCTGAGGGAAGTGACAACATACCAGGGTTTAAACTGTTATTACTTCTCAGTGAGAGGTTTCTGCTGCTGGGGAGTTACCCAGCACTTAGAAGGCAGAAGAAACCGCACCAATCAGCTCAGCAAAAGATGGAATTAAATCCTGACACAGCCAATCCCTTCATGTAGTCACTTCAAGAGTGGAACAAAGTTATTAActattgtatttgtatttaaacaCAATGGAGTCCAAAGCAGGCACTAGGGACTTGAACAGGAGCAAAACAGCATCTGTTTCTTCACACAGCACAGTTACGTGCCTTGTTGCTCCCTTCCATTAGCCCCCAGGGAGAAGGGGTGGCACAAATAATGGTTGCAGCTGGGATTACCAAAAGGCTACTCCTGGCAGCAGTCCAGTCAGGACGTGGAGTCAAAAGTTAACATGAGGGCAATGGATTAAAAAGCCTGATTCTGCAGGGCCTGAACAAATCGTCACTACTAAGACACAGACATGAAGACAGacataaaagggagaaaaataggCTTTTGATTTAAGCTGCCATATCGGGCCTAGAGCCTTCAGTGACAATGCAAATCACCAGAAGCTCATAACTACCCAGTACTCCCACTAGAGCTGAGAGCCATGAGCTCCCAGACTCCGTAGAAAAGTAATGGTCAATAGGATTCTGCCTTCAGTGCCTGGAAACCGTCACTGTCTGCACCAGGTGAGAAGGGAGCTTCAGCTGCTTTCATGCCTTTATCACTTGCCATAACGTAGTCTTGttctctttcaaaaaatgttCATATGATGTA
The genomic region above belongs to Calonectris borealis chromosome 3, bCalBor7.hap1.2, whole genome shotgun sequence and contains:
- the RD3 gene encoding protein RD3, which encodes MSLASWFRWNDPPNRISQRNPTEMVVETLMMELSWQTKQAEKQQRERENEYRKIKTGVDYGWLVSYPKQSYDISPGERLQLEDMCTKIHPSYCGPVILRFRQLIAEYEPEVQEVSRIFRSVLQEAAEKIKEEEDAKKLARQWNTKNKTSLSLTTFKSRSRISPFISDIKTISEDVERGTQPTRRVWSMPEFRNAKDY